In Fragaria vesca subsp. vesca linkage group LG5, FraVesHawaii_1.0, whole genome shotgun sequence, the genomic stretch GGCGCCTATTATTCTTACTATTTGGATTTCAAACCTAGTTAGGGTTGATGCTTGAGCAGTGAGGACGAAAGCTCACCCTTACTATAGTTGGTCTTGCAGGTACTGTGCACGAGAGGAGGACTTCGAGACCGAGCTGGGTGCTACGTTCATAATTATTTGCCTTGGTATATTTGGCTTGACTTGTGTTTACTTTTAAATATTTGTTATTGTTGAATTGTGACATTTGTTAACTTGTAAATGTGGATCTGAATATTTCCTTGGCTTCTTCATTCCATTTCTAAACGTTTGAAACCAACTTACAACTTCTTAATTATTGTGGTAGCTTGCTGGTTCTGTTTGGTATCTCTTTATTTGTTTTGTTTGGAAAACACTTTTGGAGTTGCTATAGTTATAACATCATCTAGCAAACAACGATGAAGTGTTCAACGTTTTCACCTCATTTTAAACTCTACGTTTTTCGTCAACTTTTACTATTTCTAAAGTTCCATTTTTAGTAAAAAGTTGCCTTGCATCTCTTTAGGACATGAGTTAAGCTTCTTAGCTTGTGTTTCTAAAGGTTTGCAGCACTGTAACGTACTTGATTTGGAGAGGTGCTTATTGGGGCGTTACACGTTATCAGCACGATAGTCTTTACTGTTCTCATAAACTCAATGATGATCAAAGAGTACTTTATGGTCTTGATTGATGCTTCTACAAGATGGTCACATGTTTGTCTCTTGTCAACATGTAATATGGCATTCGCTAAGCTTCTTGTTCAGATAATTAAATTACGAGCACAATTCCCAAATTATTCTATTAAATCAATTCAATTAGATAATGCTGGTGAATTTACATCTTAAGCGTTTGATGATTATTGCATGTCTTTGGGAATTGAGGTTGCGCATCCAGTCCCTCATGTTCATACCCAAAATGGCTTGGCAGAAGCTCTTATTAAGCGCTTGCAGATAATTGCACGCACCTCACTCATAAGGATCGTCAAAGTTGCTGACTTCTGTATGGGGACATGCCATTTTGCATGCGGCATCATTAATCCGGTTGAGCTGCATAGTACTACCACTGCTATTCTATCCCCACTGTGTGCAATTGGACCTCTTGTTCTTCATTAACTTCTGCAACCTGTTGCATCTCAACAAGTTCAGCTTGTGAGTTGGAGGGTGAATAGATTTTGTTAATGTGAGTTGGAGGGTGAATAGATTTTGTTGACACCAATTTAGGCATACAAAACTGATTTGCAGATTATGGAAGGTATGTCGTCCTTCACACCCTCGCCCTCGCCTTCTCCAAGCATTGGAACCAGTCGAACCACCCCTTCACTGAGTCCTCCATCTCCACTGGAACATAGAACTGTCATTTTCTATTTCTTTCTTCATTTGGATGATTTGGTCTGTAATCTAATTATCTAAGTACTTATTTGATTACTATTAGAATGTTGAATTAGTTGAATTTTAGTTGTTATTTCTGGTTGAATGTTGAATGTTAAATGTTTCAAGTTGAATGTGGTTTAAGTGTTTAACTATCAGTTGAATGAATGTTTTTATTTCAGTTTGAATGAGGTTTAACTATGTAATGCGGTTTGCTTCAAACCGCACCGAGCTGCACCGAAAATGCAGTTCAACCGAAAATGCATTTTGCATTATTTAAAAGCAGTTGCAGTCTGCAAAATTAGAACACCGAAAATATAGTCCGCACTGCGGTTTCAGCCTTAAACCGCACCACATCGCACCGCGCCCACTCCTAAGCTTAGCCAACTAAGGTACACGTGCGCCTCTGGTGCCAATTCCTTCCATCTTTAAACTAAACGCAGCGTTTAGAGTCGTTTTCCTGGATTGACTGGGATATTCATACCAGATTACTAATATCCCGATAATATTTTCGTGTAAAAATGAAGAACTTGCGTGTTAGTTTAATTGACGTGTATTGGAAATCTGAATGCGTTAAATACGATGAAGGATTGATGAATCTGGTATTCATGAATCACTTACATTTCAACTGATAAGTATACACGAATCTCGTATTTATATATGCTCGCGAGTAAAGGTGGTTGTATATGTATCAGAAAGCTGAACTTATGCCATGTTCGACGATATATAGTGATCTTGAGAATCCCTGACCCTTACATTTCCTATGTCACATGGGAATATCTACATTGGGCTTCTCACCTTCCTATCAATAGTCCAAAACCTACTCCTTACCAGCCAAAACTCTTCCTCTCATGGCGATGATCCATCTTCTTCTTCTCCCTTTTCTCTGCATTCTCACCACCGCCGCCGTTTCACAACCCACCATCTCTCCTCCTCTTCCCCAGCACCCAAGACTCCTCTCGTCCCCGCCCTCTTCGTCATCGGCGACTCCTCCGTCGACTCCGGTACCAGCCCACTGGGCGCTTCTGCAACGGCAGAATCCCAGTCGATTATCTTGGTAATCATTTCGCCTTTTCTTGATCACAATCAAATCTCTCTTTGATGAAAATGGGTTTTAGATTAATTTCTTTGTGGAATTTTGGATCAGCATTGCGGCTTGGGCTTCCTTTTGTACCCAGTTTTCTTGGGCAGACTGGAACAGTGGAAGATATGCTTCATGGATTGAACTTTGCTTCTGCTGCTGCCGGAATTATATTCACCAGTGGCTCTGAATTGGTATGCCTATGCTTTCTCTTTTTCGATTGTTATACCAGTAATGTAAACTGCATTGTGATGTAGAGAATTTGGTTTTAGAAATGTGAAGGAGCTTAAGTAGAATCTTTTTCATTGCTCTTTCAGGGTCAACATGTTTCCTTGTCTCAGCAAATTCAGCAGTTTACAGACACTTATCAGCAGTTTGTGTTGAGTATGGGGCAGCAAGCTGCGGTTGATCTCATCTCTAATTCGGTGCTCTACATTTCGATTGGAATCAATGACTACATACATTACTACCTGCGTAATGAGTCCAACGTGCAAAATGTGTATTTTCCCTGGAGTTTCAATCGGTTTCTAGCATCCACTGTGAAGCAGGAAATCAAGGTGAGGTGATATCCTACTCTTATGGTTTCTAATAATAACATCCTACTCTATCAGTTTCTAGTCTAACTGCTTAGAGATTTTGATTACTTTTGGTTTTCTGCTACGCACAGAACTTGTACAGCATTAATGTCAGGAAGGTGGTTGTGATGGGTCTGCCACCTATAGGTTGTGCTCCTCACTACTTATGTGAGTACAAAGTGAAGGACGGACAATGTGTTGAAGAGATAAACAACATGGTAATGGAGTTCAACTTTGTCATGAGGTATATGATTGAAGAGCTAAATGAAGAGCTTCCATATTCCCATATCATCTTCTGTGATGTGTTCCGTGGATATGTTAAAGAACTCTAAACAATATGGTGAGAGGTTATGCAAACTTGTTCCTCTGCCATTTACCAAATCTGCTTTGTAGGTTCAGTAGTTTGTTCACATACTAATGCTGTGAATATGCTCTTTCTTTCTTCAGGATTCAAAGTCACCACCGATGCCTGCTGCGGATTGGGTGACTACAAGGGTTTTCTCATGTGCTTATCACCAGACATGGCTTGCAGTAATGCTTTGGGCCATATCTGGTGGGACCAATTCCATCCAACTGATACGGTTAACGCCATTCTGGCGGATAATGTCTGGAATGGCCTGCACACGAAAATGTGCTACCCGATGAACTTGGAGGATGTGGTGGCATCGACATACTAAAGATTGGAGGACAAGCTGCAACAATAACCATTCTGTACAGGCACCAAAACTCTAATGGAGAAGATTCCAAGTTTGTCCTGGAAATTCTTCGATACTTTTCTTGCTGCTGCTTCTGTCCACATGTCTCCATGCAGTTTCCCATGGCCCTCGAAACATGCTTTTCGATTCACGAAACCTTAAAACAACTATTTTGGTGTTATGATGTCAAGAGAAAAACCCTACAACAAAATAGCTGTGGAAGTAGTTTTAGCTTAGACAGAGCTGCAGTGCATGTAAGGCTGGGATGAGAGAGGAAGAGCATGTAGTACTTATAGGGGAGCAAGTCCAATTATTTGCATACTATAACAACAAAGAAAAAGATTACGTAGATTTGTAATTTGTGGGAATCTAATTCTTTCCTTTAGAGGTGAAAACGTTCTTTTCACACTGCCTAGGTCATGTTCTAACATTTAATCAAGGGATTGCTGACTATGATATACAGCTAAGTAATTGTTTGTCCCATTAAGAACCAAAATCAAAATTACTGTAGTCATTATATTGTTAATTGAGAGGAAATCAATTCTATATTGCTTGTCAGCACCAATTTTCTGGCCTATATCGATGCATAGAACTATTCTTTGTACAAACTGTGGAATCACAAAACAAATAAAAATGAGTGTTTCTACGACTATATCGGTACTATTCTATTGAGCATCAATTGGCTTTTACTTGTAGCTGGTGCAGCAGGACAGTAGTCCTCTTCTTGTTCAACATCCTCGAAGTCCTGTGTAACACTGAAGTTAACTTTGAAGAAGCCACTGCCCATCAAGTCGACTTAAAAAACAGATGAGCGTACGGTTCTGAGTTCAGTTCTTCCTCCACTGAGGATTCGGAATGTAGTCGTAGAAAGTAGGTACCGGGATGACATCGGAGGACGAAGGAAATAAAGCAAATCAGCGGTTGTAGAAGTTCAACTATTTGGTGTTTTTAGAGGACCAGACATCTTCAAGTTCAACTATATATGCTATGTTACACCGACACCAAGTTCAACTATATATCAGATTCCCCGGCTGCTTTAAGTGCTATTCGTCAAGAACACGGTAGATATCAACTGGCTTCACAGGCTGATTGAAGTAATTACCAAAGTATTCCATGCCTTTTTGCAGTTCTATATAAACAGTTGAGGAATTGAACTCACTGGTATTTCCACTTCCATTACAAGAAGAAGGCAAAGAGATGGTGTCTTCTATTAGCACACAAGCATCATTCTCCTGAGCACCATTATGGAAACCTGTTGGACATATGCACGTCGGCCTCTGATTCGAGCAGAATCCCAGTTTTCCACAAGTTAATGGACGTTGGCAGATATCAACTGGCTTCACTAAGTCCTGCACCCACTTGCTTCCTATGAAGCTAATGATGCTGAAAACCCCTTCATATCCCAACCTTGCACGCAATCTTTGAATCTGAGGGTTCCAAGAAAACTTGAAACACAGCCTTCGAGCCATCAGCCCCAAACAAATACAAACCAGTCCTACTCATTTCCACGTAGGACGCTGGTGTATCTGAATTCTTAAAGCTTTGCTTTCCATGGACAGTTTCCAATAAGTTTGACCCCTCCATTGGAGAACCAAATCCTCACTGGTAACGGCAAGCCTGTAATCACCGACAGATAAGTTGTTTCCCAGAGCAGCAGTCAATTATTGACCAACATACAATCTTTGTCCATCAATCAAGATGCAGGTAGGGCTGGTAGGCTAGCCTAAACTCTATGATTATGTACTTATTTTAGTATATTAGTAATGTATCAAGTTTGTCTCATGAAAAATGCAATGTGAAATTGAATTAAATATAGAGCAGAATTTTGACAAGTAAACAACTGAACATGCATACACCAACAATAATGCAACTTAGAACTGAGAAATGATAAAACAGTCAAGGAAGATGGAGTAGAGTGCCTTGCTACATACCCAGGATAAATCGAACCTCTAGCAGCATACTGAGGATGCAGTTCCTTCTGAAAATGCACCACAGAAACTATGAATCAGCCTCGTGTGTTTTTTTTTTTTTTCTCAAAGAATCAGCCACCTGACTACGAACTGAAAAAGACCATATTGTGTACGCAGTTGATTCCAAAATGCATCACACAAACTATTTACCGGTGTTGTGTATCAAGGCTGACCTGACCTTTGGACCAATGTTGATACAATGCAGCATGGACTCATGGCTTGACCATATCCAATAAGTTAAGAGTTTAGTTTTTCCTCCTGACAAAACTTTTCACCATTCTACAGGCCTCTTCAAAACGGTTATGCTGAATCAGAGAATCCAGCATTATACTGCAAAGAGAAGAATTGGGTAAACAGTCATATGCTTCCATGGAGAGAAATATCTCCTTTGCCACATCAAGTTTTCCCAAGTCACACAATGCCTTGATAAAAACACTGTATGTATAATTGTCAGGATTCAAACCCGATTTCAACATAACAAGAAAGTGTTCCTCTGCTTTCTCAACCTTGTTCATCCTACAAAAGCTTTGAATAAGATGACTGAAAGAGTAAGAATCTGGTTTTATTCCATCTACCTGCATATTTTCCATTAGTCTCTCTGCTCTAGCAATATCTCCAATGAAACACAAAGAGCGTAACAGTATATTGTATGTGATGACATTTGGAGTGATTCCCCACCTGACCATCTCAGAAAAACAATCGAAAGCATCATCAATCTGGTTCACCCGACAGAGTCCGTCAATTATTGTACTAAAAGTGAATATATCCGGTTTGAAACCATGTTCTAGGAGCATTATCAACAGTTCATGTGCCTTGCTTACCTCTCCAGCCTTGCAATATCCAGCAAGAAGTGTATTGAATGTTACAAGGGTAGGAGGAATACCATTATGCGGCATATCTCCAAAAGCTCTTGATGCCCTGTCCAGAATTTGGGCTTTGCAAAAGCAATTAATTACCATGTTATATGAATGAACACTAGATAAAAGTTCATCTTTTACCAATTGCTCAAAGATTTGATTCCCCTCATCAATGTTTCCAGACTTGTACATGGCTTCAATTAACACAAGATAAGTACCAAATCCTGGTTTTCCACCTCCCTGGATGTAATTTTCAAATAGTTCATGTACCTCATTCTGAGCATGAGCCAACTCCTTTGTCAAACAAACCATTGTGATGTTAAATGTTGAACTGTCAGGCAAATAACCTTTCGCACCAAATTTCTTTAAAAACAAAGCAATCTCCCTTGACATGTGATTATTAGCAAGGCAATAGAGTATGGTATCACAAGCTACCTTAAACAAGAGAGACTCCCCTTCAACGAAACTCAATAACAACTCAAAAGCCTTACCAGGGTCCATGCAATGAAACACTCCATGAACCAATGATCTGACAGTAGCTTCATTAGGAGTCACATTCTTATACCTCATTAACTTTATAACCCTGAAGGCCTCGTCAACCCTTTTTGATTTACAAAACCCATCAACCAAATTTGTATAAGTATGAACATTCGGCAAATATCCCAAGCCCTCCATTTGCTTGACTAAGCGAACAGCTTCATCCACAATACCAATCTTGCAAACTCCATGAATGAGGATATTGTAAGTGAACCTATCAGGATGGCAATTATCGGCCGGCATCTGTTGGAATTTCAAGTAAGCCAAGTCAAGTGAATTGGACTTGACTAACGCGTTGATCACAGCATTGTACAATCTAGTGCTAAGAGTAAGACCCAAAAATGAAATTTGCCCAAAAACCTCAGCACAATACTTTGCCAAACCCAACCTCCCCCAACTACCAATCAATATGCAAAGCAAATCTTCAGTCACCTTTAAACCCGAATTCTTAACATCTTTAAGAAATTCAACAGACAATACAGCAGGGCCTTTCCTGAAAAGGGTGTTGGCCAAAACACCGCGAACCGATTGATTCTTTAAGAACAAGGGCTCAACATTCGAAAACCATATCGAAAACTTCAAAGGGTGCAATGGGTTTTCTTGGTTTTGCAAGACACTAGCAACAGACTGAGGGGTCAACAAGATCCTCCTGGCATTCAACTCGTGGTCAAGTAACAAAAACCAGTCCTTTCGAGAAAGAACTCGAGCAATGTAGAGATGATCGATAACAGGAAATTTGGGATTCTTAGCTGAAATAAGATTGCTTGGAAATGAATTACCTTTGTGAGGAGCAGAAGGCAACAGAGGCTTCCTGGGTTTGGTTTGGGTTCTGAGTGCAGGTGAGACCCTAGAGGCTAAAGAAGAAAGCCATCTCATTTCCTTCACCGTGCAATTTGTACTGTGAAGCAACCGATTCAGCAAAATTAGGGCTGACTTAGAGCATCAAAGCATGGCTTCAGCAGAATGGAACGAGAATCGCTTCGGGTCTGGAGACTAGGGTATGTATGATAACAACTAAAGCTCGGGTTTTATCCCTAGTCGGTTTTTTATTCTTGTTCTTGTTTTTACATAGAGCTCTATTCATAATTTTTTTTTCTTGCTCGGTTTGTATGGATTCTAGGGTTTTTAGCACAGTATGTGATCTCTGAAATTGACGGAAAATGTTGATTAGTGGTTGGTTTGATTTTTGATGAAGCAAAGTTGTGTTGGCTAGATAGCTATAGCGATGACAAAGCGGGCGAGGAATAAGATAAAGATCAAGAAGATTGACAACTTGCCGGTGAGGCAGGTGACGTTTCTGAAGAGGAGGAGAGGGCTTTTGAAGAAAGCTGGAGAGCTTTTGGTGCTCTGTGATTGTGAGTATGTTGTGTAATGATCTTCTCTGCTACCAGGAATCTTTTTGCATAAGCAGCAGTTAAGGACCGAAGGCCTGAGGAACCGCCTGGTTTTGGCCGGTCCGGGCTTTGGTCGGTCCCAGAAATTTTAAGGTGAAGACCCGGCCCAATGTTGGTTCTATCAGTCCGGTCTCGGTCCCGTCGAAATAGTGGCCGGTTTGGGCCCATGTCCAGCCCTAGGTTTTTGTCTATCTTTCTATGGTGTTTTGTTCACTTATGCATGCTTCATCAACCTGGACCCGGTGAATTTTGTTCAAAAACAGCTAGAAGAACTATAAGAAGATAAAATAAAAAGAGAAGATATGCGTTACAGAAGGAAAAATCTCAATACCTCAACCTTCTTCTTGTAAATAGTCTTGTAAAATTTCCAATGTGTCAAGCTTTATTTGTTCATATCAACTCTCTTTTCATATATTTCTACTTTCAAACTCTACAGTCACAAGTAGTAATACGTAGCTATTGTATATGTCACATCCCGACCCTTATATTTTTACCTTATTTACTAGCGTGATGATAATAAGAATTTTACCGTCTTGATCATGAGTAAATAGTTTAATTGGTCCCTAGAGGGGTTTCGGGGACGATTATGTGCGGAGGATTATTCGTATGAGGAAAATACGACGACGGTAAAAATGGTAATTTTAGCTAGTAAAAGGTAATTTTTATTCGGGTATTATTTTTCGGGGTGTTTTTATTTTGGAAGTTTGGGTTAAAAAAGGGGNNNNNNNNNNNNNNNNNNNNNNNNNNNNNNNNNNNNNNNNNNNNNNNNNNNNNNNNNNNNNNNNNNNNNNNNNNNNNNNNNNNNNNNNNNNNNNNNNNNNNNNNNNNNNNNNNNNNNNNNNNNNNNNNNNNNNNNNNNNNNNNNNNNNNNNNNNNNNNNNNNNNNNNNNNNNNNNNNNNNNNNNNNNNNNNNNNNNNNNNNNNNNNNNNNNNNNNNNNNNNNNNNNNNNNNNNNNNNNNNNNNNNNNNNNNNNNNNNNNNNNNNNNNNNNNNNNNNNNNNNNNNNNNNNNNNNNNNNNNNNNNNNNNNNNNNNNNNNNNNNNNNNNNNNNNNNNNNNNNNNNNNNNNNNNNNNNNNNNNNNNNNNNNNNNNNNNNNNNNNNNNNNNNNNNNNNNNNNNNNNNNNNNNNNNNNNNNNNNNNNNNNNNNNNNNNNNNNNNNNNNNNNNNNNNNNNNNNNNNNNNNNNNNNNNNNNNNNNNNNNNNNNNNNNNNNNNNNNNNNNNNNNNNNNNNNNNNNNNNNNNNNNNNNNNNNNNNNNNNNNNNNNNNNNNNNNNNNNNNNNNNNNNNNNNNNNNNNNNNNNNNNNNNNNNNNNNNNNNNNNNNNNNNNNNNNNNNNNNNNNNNNNNNNNNNNNNNNNNNNNNNNNNNNNNNNNNNNNNNNNNNNNNNNNNNNNNNNNNNNNNNNNNNNNNNNNNNNNNNNNNNNNNNNNNNNNNNNNNNNNNNNNNNNNNNNNNNNNNNNNNNNNNNNNNNNNNNNNNNNNNNNNNNNNNNNNNNNNNNNNNNNNNNNNNNNNNNNNNN encodes the following:
- the LOC101309350 gene encoding putative pentatricopeptide repeat-containing protein At3g16890, mitochondrial-like, whose amino-acid sequence is MRWLSSLASRVSPALRTQTKPRKPLLPSAPHKGNSFPSNLISAKNPKFPVIDHLYIARVLSRKDWFLLLDHELNARRILLTPQSVASVLQNQENPLHPLKFSIWFSNVEPLFLKNQSVRGVLANTLFRKGPAVLSVEFLKDVKNSGLKVTEDLLCILIGSWGRLGLAKYCAEVFGQISFLGLTLSTRLYNAVINALVKSNSLDLAYLKFQQMPADNCHPDRFTYNILIHGVCKIGIVDEAVRLVKQMEGLGYLPNVHTYTNLVDGFCKSKRVDEAFRVIKLMRYKNVTPNEATVRSLVHGVFHCMDPGKAFELLLSFVEGESLLFKVACDTILYCLANNHMSREIALFLKKFGAKGYLPDSSTFNITMVCLTKELAHAQNEVHELFENYIQGGGKPGFGTYLVLIEAMYKSGNIDEGNQIFEQLVKDELLSSVHSYNMVINCFCKAQILDRASRAFGDMPHNGIPPTLVTFNTLLAGYCKAGEVSKAHELLIMLLEHGFKPDIFTFSTIIDGLCRVNQIDDAFDCFSEMVRWGITPNVITYNILLRSLCFIGDIARAERLMENMQVDGIKPDSYSFSHLIQSFCRMNKVEKAEEHFLVMLKSGLNPDNYTYSVFIKALCDLGKLDVAKEIFLSMEAYDCLPNSSLCSIMLDSLIQHNRFEEACRMVKSFVRRKN